From one Plasmodium malariae genome assembly, chromosome: 12 genomic stretch:
- the PmUG01_12064500 gene encoding SNARE protein, putative, with the protein MKIEKVDPFHEAKHEVDISVSKLQSLYNNWNSMPDKNSILAKEKYFLIKEEIKYLNEDLDDLDNSVNVVKKNSYKFNIGSEELESRSQSIKKIRTILGDITSNLTYKVLSSNTYMNGDYDDVVQKRQDDDLDELAESAERLHNAAITINTELKDQQKLLDELENEMDNSNEKMNFVTRKISDYLKTNNSKVLSLIIYLTLISFFLLIVLVVS; encoded by the exons ATGAAAATTGAGAAAGTTGATCCGTTTCATGAGGCAAAAca CGAAGTTGATATCTCAGTAAGTAAGCTGCAGAGTTTATACAATAACTGGAATAGTATGCCTGACAAGAATTccat CTTAGCaaaagagaaatattttttgataaaagaagaaataaaatacttgAATGAAGATCTAGATGACTTGGATAATTCTGTTAATGTTGTCaagaaaaattcatataaatttaatattggATCTGAAGAACTTGAAAGCAGATCACAatccataaaaaaaattcgtaCCATTCTGGGTGATATAACCAGTAATTTAACCTATAAG GTTTTAAGTTCAAATACTTATATGAATGGTGACTATGACgat GTCGTACAGAAAAGACAAGATGACGACCTAGATGAATTAGCAGAATCCGCAGAAAGGCTGCACAATGCTGCAATCACAATCAACACAGAATTAAAGGATCAACAAAA aCTACTTGACGAACTAGAGAACGAAATGGATAATTCAA atgaaaaaatgaattttgtAACAAGGAAGATCTCGGATTACCTAAAAACAAATA attcaAAGGttttatcattaataatatatctaacacttatctctttttttttattaattgtgCTTGTAGTTTCGTAA